TTTCTTTTCTATAACTGTTACTTCAGCTCCAAGCATCGCAGCTTTTATTGCTGCAACATATCCTCCTGGACCGCCCCCTATTACTACTATTTTCATATCTATTCCCCCATATCACAATTAATTTTAGAATTTTTTATAATCCAGCTTCGTCTAATATTGCTGGAACATTTTCCTCTGCTCCAATTGCCATTATATGAACACCATCACATAAATCTTCTTCTCTTAATTGCCTTATAAATTCTCCTGCCATCTTTATACCTTCTGATACCCAGTTTTCTTTTCCTACAGCTCTTAATCTTTCTATTTGTTCATCTGGAACAAATATACCTGGAACATTTGCAGTCATAAACTTAGCCATGCCTGGAGATTTCAAAGGTACTATACCAGCTAATACTTTACAGTCCATATCTTTAGTTAATTTCCTAAATTCTCTCATATGTTCTATATCATATACAGCTTGAGTTTGGAAGAACTTAGCCCCTGCATTTATTTTCTTTTGCATCTTAATTAATTGTATTTCTATTGGAGCGTACTCTGGAGTGACTGAAGCTCCCAAATAAAATTCTGGAGATCCCTTTAACTCATTACCAACTAAGTCTTTTCCACCCATTAAGGTTTCAGCCGTTTGAAGTATACCTATACAATCTAAATCAAATACACCCTTAGCTTGTGGATGATCTCCAACTACTGTATGATCTCCAGTTAAAGCTAACATATTTTTTATTCCAAATACACCAGCAGATAATAGTTCCCCTTGTATAGCTATTCTATTTCTATCCCTACCAGTTATTTGCAATACCGGTTCTAACCCAACATCTTTTAATAATTTACATGTAGCAAGTGAAGTAGTTCTCATGACTGCAGATTGAAAATCTGTAACGTTTGCTGCATGAACTCTTCCCACTAGTGGTTTAGCACATTCTATTAAATGTGAAAGGTCTGTTCCTTTTGGAGGTGCCATCTCAGTTGTAACTGCGAACTTTCCACTTTCTAATGTTTCTCTTAATAAGCTCATTAAAAATTTCCTCCCTTTATAACCTTTTAGAAGTCCTTATGCCTTTGCATTAGATTTTTGATTTTGTTTTTCTTTTAAATTTAAATATCTTGGATTGTTTTGTTTGGAGTAGTCTTTCATTGGTCTCATTTCTAAAAGATTATCTAATTGATTTATATCTTTTAATCTTTCATATATCATCACCCAGGCACAATCATTATCTTTACTTATCTCACACTTACCATTTTTAGCCCCACCACATGCACCATTTATTAATCCTTTAGCACACATAGTTACAGGGCATATT
The Romboutsia ilealis genome window above contains:
- a CDS encoding methylenetetrahydrofolate reductase: MSLLRETLESGKFAVTTEMAPPKGTDLSHLIECAKPLVGRVHAANVTDFQSAVMRTTSLATCKLLKDVGLEPVLQITGRDRNRIAIQGELLSAGVFGIKNMLALTGDHTVVGDHPQAKGVFDLDCIGILQTAETLMGGKDLVGNELKGSPEFYLGASVTPEYAPIEIQLIKMQKKINAGAKFFQTQAVYDIEHMREFRKLTKDMDCKVLAGIVPLKSPGMAKFMTANVPGIFVPDEQIERLRAVGKENWVSEGIKMAGEFIRQLREEDLCDGVHIMAIGAEENVPAILDEAGL